From one Triticum aestivum cultivar Chinese Spring chromosome 4B, IWGSC CS RefSeq v2.1, whole genome shotgun sequence genomic stretch:
- the LOC123090646 gene encoding translation initiation factor IF-2, with protein MAGVRRAAALLLLLALACTPALAARDVASSAAQAKTKHPSGPAAGKKPAKPYMPPATKLPGSGGAGGGGGMPAIPGIGTIPGFNVPGMGGGWGGGYGGPDGGYSRGGVAASTTVCSEKGPCYRKKLTCPKKCFSSYSGAGKGYGGGGGGGGCTVDCKTKCVAYC; from the coding sequence ATGGCCGGcgttcgccgcgccgccgccctcctcctgcTGCTCGCCCTCGCGTGCACCCCCGCCCTGGCCGCGCGCGACGTCGCCAGCAGCGCCGCCCAGGCGAAGACCAAGCACCCCTCGGGCCCGGCGGCCGGCAAGAAGCCTGCCAAGCCGTACATGCCGCCGGCCACCAAGCTTCCGGGGTCGGGCGGCGCTGGAGGCGGAGGCGGGATGCCGGCCATCCCGGGCATCGGCACCATCCCGGGGTTCAACGTGCCGGGGATGGGGGGCGGGTGGGGCGGGGGCTACGGCGGGCCCGACGGCGGGTActcgcgcggcggcgtggcggcgtccACCACCGTCTGCTCAGAGAAGGGCCCCTGCTACAGGAAGAAGCTGACGTGCCCCAAGAAGTGCTTCTCCTCCTACAGCGGCGCCGGCAAGgggtacggcggcggcggcggcggcggcggctgcaccgTCGACTGCAAGACCAAGTGCGTCGCCTACTGCTGA